From Halotia branconii CENA392, the proteins below share one genomic window:
- the tuf gene encoding elongation factor Tu — protein MARAKFERNKPHVNIGTIGHVDHGKTTLTAAITMTLAALGQAVGRGYDQIDNAPEEKARGITINTAHVEYETSNRHYAHVDCPGHADYVKNMITGAAQMDGAILVVSAADGPMPQTREHILLAKQVGVPSLVVFLNKEDMVDDAELLELVELEVRELLSAYDFPGDDIPIVTGSGLKALEKMTTNAKTQRGEDEWVDKIYALMDAVDSYIPTPDRAVDKPFLMAVEDVFSITGRGTVATGRIERGKVKVGDTVELVGIRDTRNTTVTGIEMFKKSLDEGMAGDNAGVLLRGIQKTDIERGMVIAKPGSITPHTQFEGEVYVLTEKEGGRKTPFFSGYRPQFYVRTTDVTGTIKAFTSDDGSEAEMVMPGDRIKMTVELINAIAIEQGMRFAIREGGRTIGAGVVSKILK, from the coding sequence ATGGCACGCGCAAAGTTTGAAAGGAATAAACCTCACGTTAATATCGGTACTATTGGCCACGTTGATCATGGTAAAACTACATTAACAGCAGCTATTACCATGACCTTAGCGGCTCTTGGTCAAGCGGTTGGTAGAGGTTACGATCAAATCGATAACGCACCCGAAGAAAAGGCGCGGGGTATTACCATCAATACAGCCCACGTTGAGTACGAAACCAGTAATCGGCACTATGCTCACGTAGACTGCCCCGGACACGCTGACTATGTGAAAAACATGATCACCGGCGCTGCCCAAATGGATGGTGCAATCCTTGTGGTTTCGGCTGCTGATGGTCCCATGCCCCAAACCCGCGAACATATCCTGTTAGCAAAGCAGGTGGGTGTACCTAGTCTAGTTGTCTTCTTAAATAAAGAAGACATGGTAGATGATGCTGAACTACTAGAGTTAGTAGAACTAGAAGTCCGGGAACTATTAAGTGCCTATGATTTCCCTGGCGACGATATCCCCATTGTTACAGGCTCCGGTCTCAAAGCACTGGAAAAAATGACTACTAACGCCAAGACACAACGGGGAGAAGATGAGTGGGTAGATAAAATCTATGCATTAATGGATGCTGTAGATTCATACATCCCCACACCTGATCGCGCTGTTGATAAGCCCTTCCTAATGGCTGTAGAAGACGTATTCTCGATCACAGGTCGGGGTACGGTCGCTACCGGTCGGATTGAACGCGGTAAGGTAAAAGTCGGCGATACAGTGGAATTGGTGGGTATTAGAGATACTCGCAACACCACTGTTACTGGAATCGAGATGTTTAAGAAGAGTCTTGATGAAGGTATGGCTGGAGATAATGCAGGTGTACTACTGCGGGGTATCCAAAAAACTGACATTGAACGGGGTATGGTAATTGCTAAACCCGGTTCGATTACACCTCACACTCAATTTGAAGGTGAAGTGTACGTACTGACCGAAAAAGAAGGTGGTCGCAAAACTCCATTTTTCTCTGGCTATCGTCCTCAGTTCTACGTGCGGACAACCGATGTAACTGGCACTATCAAAGCTTTCACTTCTGATGATGGCAGCGAAGCAGAAATGGTAATGCCAGGCGATCGCATCAAAATGACAGTAGAACTAATTAATGCGATCGCAATCGAGCAAGGAATGCGCTTCGCTATTCGTGAAGGTGGTCGTACCATCGGTGCTGGTGTTGTCTCCAAAATCTTGAAATAG
- the fusA gene encoding elongation factor G, producing MARTIPLERVRNIGIAAHIDAGKTTTTERILFYSGIIHKIGEVHEGTAVTDWMDQERERGITITAAAISTSWKDHQINIIDTPGHVDFTIEVERSMRVLDGVIAVFCSVGGVQPQSETVWRQADRYKVPRIAFVNKMDRTGANFYRVHEQMRDRLRANAIAIQLPIGSETEFRGIVDLVRNCAYIYNNDQGTDIEETEIPAELQEKAKEYRTKLIEAVAETDDNLMNKYFEGEELTEEEIRSALRKGTTAGTIVPVLCGSAFKNKGVQLMLDAVVDYLPAPTEVPPIQGTLPNGETVERRADDDEPLSALAFKIMADPYGRLTFVRVYSGVLKKGSYVLNATKNKKERISRLVILKADERLDVDEMRAGDLGAALGLKDTLTGDTITDEASPVILESLFIPEPVISVAVEPKTKNDMDKLSKALQSLSEEDPTFRVHVDPETNQTVIAGMGELHLEILVDRMLREFKVEANVGAPQVAYRETIRKHVTKIEGKFIRQSGGKGQYGHVVIDLEPGEPGSGFEFVSKIVGGSVPKEYVGPAEQGMKESCESGILAGYPLIDVKATLIDGSYHDVDSSEMAFKIAGSMAMKEAVMKASPALLEPMMKVEVEVPENFLGDVMGDLNSRRGQIEGMGSDDGLAKVTAKVPLAEMFGYATDIRSKTQGRGIFSMEFSHYEEVPRNVAEAIIAKSKGNA from the coding sequence GTGGCACGTACGATCCCGCTAGAGAGAGTACGCAATATCGGTATTGCGGCGCATATAGATGCGGGCAAGACAACGACAACCGAGAGAATATTGTTTTACTCTGGCATAATTCATAAAATTGGTGAAGTTCATGAAGGAACTGCCGTAACCGACTGGATGGATCAGGAGCGGGAAAGGGGAATTACTATTACTGCTGCTGCTATCAGTACCAGCTGGAAAGATCATCAAATTAACATTATCGATACTCCAGGTCACGTTGACTTCACAATTGAAGTTGAACGTTCCATGCGCGTGTTGGATGGTGTAATCGCAGTATTTTGTTCTGTGGGCGGTGTGCAACCGCAATCAGAGACAGTGTGGCGACAAGCAGACCGCTATAAAGTGCCTCGAATCGCTTTTGTTAACAAAATGGATCGTACAGGCGCGAACTTTTATAGAGTTCACGAGCAAATGCGCGATCGCCTGCGGGCTAATGCTATTGCCATTCAACTACCAATTGGTAGTGAAACTGAGTTCCGAGGAATCGTTGATCTAGTACGTAATTGTGCCTATATTTACAACAACGATCAAGGAACTGATATTGAAGAAACAGAAATTCCAGCAGAATTGCAAGAAAAAGCAAAAGAATACCGCACCAAGCTGATAGAAGCTGTGGCGGAAACTGATGACAATCTGATGAATAAGTACTTCGAGGGAGAAGAACTTACAGAAGAGGAAATTCGTTCTGCTCTGCGTAAAGGTACAACGGCGGGAACGATTGTACCAGTACTTTGTGGTTCTGCATTCAAAAACAAAGGCGTACAGTTGATGTTGGATGCAGTTGTAGATTATCTACCTGCGCCAACTGAAGTACCACCAATTCAAGGCACACTGCCGAATGGCGAAACTGTAGAGCGTCGGGCTGATGATGACGAACCTTTGTCAGCGCTGGCATTCAAGATTATGGCTGACCCTTATGGCCGCCTAACCTTTGTTCGCGTTTATTCTGGTGTGCTGAAAAAAGGTAGCTATGTCCTCAACGCTACCAAGAACAAGAAAGAACGGATTTCTCGTCTGGTGATTTTGAAAGCAGATGAACGACTTGATGTCGATGAAATGCGGGCAGGAGATTTAGGAGCAGCATTAGGATTGAAAGACACCTTAACAGGTGACACTATTACTGATGAAGCATCGCCAGTAATTCTGGAATCTCTATTTATTCCTGAGCCTGTAATCTCAGTGGCGGTTGAACCCAAAACTAAGAATGACATGGATAAGCTCTCCAAAGCTCTGCAATCTCTCTCAGAAGAAGACCCAACCTTTCGTGTCCACGTTGATCCGGAAACCAACCAAACGGTAATTGCCGGAATGGGAGAGCTGCACCTGGAAATTCTGGTAGACCGTATGTTACGCGAATTTAAAGTGGAAGCAAATGTCGGTGCGCCGCAAGTAGCATATCGCGAAACAATTCGTAAGCACGTCACCAAAATAGAAGGGAAATTCATCCGTCAAAGTGGTGGTAAAGGCCAATACGGTCACGTTGTTATTGATCTGGAGCCAGGAGAACCTGGTAGCGGTTTTGAATTTGTTTCCAAGATAGTCGGTGGTAGCGTACCCAAAGAGTACGTCGGCCCCGCAGAACAAGGAATGAAAGAAAGCTGCGAATCGGGTATTTTAGCCGGTTATCCACTGATTGATGTCAAAGCAACACTGATTGATGGGTCATACCACGATGTAGACTCTTCAGAAATGGCTTTCAAAATCGCTGGCTCAATGGCGATGAAAGAGGCAGTAATGAAAGCCTCACCAGCTCTCTTAGAACCTATGATGAAAGTTGAGGTCGAAGTTCCCGAAAACTTCCTTGGGGATGTTATGGGCGACCTCAATTCACGTCGTGGACAAATTGAGGGCATGGGATCTGATGATGGTCTTGCCAAAGTAACTGCTAAAGTCCCATTAGCAGAAATGTTTGGTTATGCCACTGATATCCGGTCGAAGACCCAAGGTCGGGGTATCTTCTCTATGGAGTTTAGCCATTACGAAGAAGTGCCTCGCAACGTGGCTGAGGCAATCATTGCAAAAAGCAAAGGGAACGCTTAA
- the rpsG gene encoding 30S ribosomal protein S7, whose product MSRRGVIQRRPVPPDSVYNSRLVSMIIRRIMHHGKKSLAARIVYDALKTIEERTGSAALETFERAVRNATPLVEVKARRVGGATYQVPMEVRSDRGTTLALRWLVQFSRSRPGRTMASKLANELMDAANESGNAIRKREETHRMAEANKAFAHYRY is encoded by the coding sequence ATGTCTCGTCGTGGTGTTATTCAAAGGCGGCCAGTTCCGCCTGACTCTGTATACAACAGTCGCCTTGTGAGCATGATAATCCGGCGAATTATGCATCATGGGAAAAAATCTCTAGCCGCACGTATTGTTTATGATGCTTTAAAAACTATTGAAGAACGTACCGGCAGCGCTGCTTTGGAAACCTTTGAAAGAGCAGTGCGAAATGCCACACCTTTAGTAGAAGTCAAGGCTCGCCGAGTTGGTGGGGCAACCTACCAAGTACCAATGGAAGTACGTTCAGATCGGGGTACTACTCTGGCGCTACGTTGGCTAGTACAATTTTCTCGGTCGAGACCAGGCCGCACAATGGCCAGTAAGTTAGCTAACGAGTTAATGGATGCAGCCAATGAAAGCGGTAACGCAATTCGTAAACGCGAAGAAACACACCGGATGGCGGAAGCCAACAAAGCCTTCGCACATTATCGTTACTAA
- the pheA gene encoding prephenate dehydratase has translation MTISIAHLGPPGTYAEQAAVFYVNWLAENTGIAATLCPYPSIAQSLQAVAAGHTQLAVVPVENSIEGSVTMTMDTLWQLENLQIQLALVMPIAHALISCATGVDNIKTVYSHPQALAQCQGWLEQFLPNVQLIPANSTTEALQRLEQELTTAAIASTRAAQLYNLPILASNINDYPENCTRFWVVSKVGAEAIKQTSSVHATHTSLAFSLPANVPGALVKLLQVFAQREINLSRIESRPTKRSLGEYLFFIDIEADAREARVQSALAELNIYTEVLKILGAYNVLSIGAMQ, from the coding sequence TTGACCATATCTATTGCCCATTTAGGGCCTCCTGGCACTTACGCAGAACAAGCAGCAGTTTTCTATGTTAACTGGCTAGCTGAAAATACAGGAATTGCAGCTACTTTATGCCCTTATCCTAGTATTGCTCAGTCACTCCAAGCTGTTGCGGCTGGACACACTCAATTAGCTGTTGTGCCAGTGGAAAATTCTATTGAAGGCAGTGTAACCATGACGATGGATACACTTTGGCAGTTAGAAAATCTGCAAATTCAGTTAGCTTTAGTCATGCCTATTGCTCATGCCTTAATTTCCTGTGCAACTGGTGTAGATAACATTAAAACTGTTTATTCACATCCACAAGCTTTAGCCCAATGTCAGGGGTGGTTAGAGCAGTTTCTGCCAAATGTACAGCTAATTCCTGCCAATTCTACAACTGAAGCCCTACAAAGACTAGAGCAAGAATTAACAACAGCTGCGATCGCATCTACTAGAGCAGCCCAACTTTACAATTTGCCTATACTAGCTAGTAATATTAACGACTACCCAGAAAACTGTACTCGTTTTTGGGTGGTAAGTAAGGTAGGAGCAGAGGCTATTAAACAAACATCTTCAGTTCATGCAACCCATACTTCGCTGGCTTTTAGCCTACCAGCCAATGTACCAGGAGCATTGGTTAAACTCCTACAAGTATTTGCTCAACGAGAAATTAATCTTAGCCGAATTGAGTCTCGTCCAACCAAGCGATCGCTAGGCGAATACTTGTTTTTTATTGATATAGAAGCAGATGCAAGGGAAGCACGAGTCCAATCGGCTTTAGCAGAACTAAATATTTACACAGAAGTTTTAAAAATTTTGGGCGCTTATAATGTTTTATCAATTGGCGCTATGCAGTAA
- a CDS encoding LON peptidase substrate-binding domain-containing protein, producing the protein MTSSSKIAVRELPLFPLPEVVLFPTRPLPLHIFEFRYRIMMNTILESDRRFGVLMVDPVQGTIANVGCCAEIIHYQRLPDDRMKMLTLGQQRFRVLEYVREKPYRVGLVEWLEDQPPSQDLRPFASEVEQLLRDVVRLSAKLTEQNIELPEELPDLPTELSYWVASNLYGVAAEQQSLLEMQDTIARLEREAEILTTTRNHLAARSVLKDTFNQNP; encoded by the coding sequence ATGACATCCTCTTCTAAAATTGCAGTCCGCGAACTACCTCTGTTCCCGTTACCCGAAGTAGTTCTTTTTCCGACTAGACCATTACCCCTGCACATCTTTGAATTTCGCTACCGAATCATGATGAACACGATTTTGGAAAGCGATCGCAGGTTTGGGGTCTTAATGGTCGATCCAGTTCAAGGTACGATAGCGAACGTTGGTTGTTGTGCAGAAATCATTCATTACCAACGCTTGCCAGATGACCGGATGAAAATGTTGACTTTGGGACAGCAAAGGTTTCGTGTCTTAGAGTATGTTCGGGAAAAGCCTTACCGCGTTGGTTTGGTAGAGTGGTTAGAAGACCAGCCCCCAAGTCAAGACTTACGACCTTTTGCTTCTGAAGTAGAACAACTACTGCGGGATGTCGTGCGTCTTTCAGCTAAGTTAACCGAACAAAATATTGAATTGCCAGAAGAATTACCCGATCTACCAACAGAGCTATCTTATTGGGTAGCCAGTAATCTCTATGGTGTAGCCGCAGAGCAACAATCACTATTAGAAATGCAAGATACTATTGCTCGGTTGGAAAGAGAAGCAGAAATTTTGACTACTACTCGTAATCACTTAGCAGCTCGTTCTGTGTTGAAAGATACTTTTAATCAGAATCCATGA
- the rpsL gene encoding 30S ribosomal protein S12: MPTIQQLIHNQREKARQKTKSPALKQCPQRRGVCTRVYTTTPKKPNSALRKVARVRLTSGFEVTAYIPGIGHNLQEHSVVMIRGGRVKDLPGVRYHIIRGTLDTAGVKDRKQGRSKYGTKRPKEATK, from the coding sequence ATGCCAACAATACAGCAACTCATACATAATCAACGCGAGAAAGCGCGTCAGAAAACCAAGTCTCCAGCTCTGAAGCAATGCCCACAACGCCGGGGTGTTTGTACTAGAGTATACACGACTACACCGAAAAAACCTAACTCAGCTCTACGTAAAGTAGCGAGAGTCAGGCTTACTTCTGGATTTGAAGTCACAGCTTACATCCCCGGAATTGGCCACAACTTGCAAGAGCATTCTGTGGTAATGATTCGTGGCGGTCGGGTTAAAGATTTACCAGGCGTAAGATACCACATTATTCGTGGCACGCTAGATACAGCCGGAGTCAAAGACCGCAAACAAGGACGTTCCAAGTACGGAACGAAGCGCCCAAAAGAGGCTACAAAATAA
- a CDS encoding HesB/IscA family protein, whose protein sequence is MINLSQTAANEIRRLKSNQQPNILFRLAVKAGGCYDWFYDMSFDETVEISDRVFDLNGIQVVVDAESLDYVNGLAVDYSEDLIGGGFRFHNPQAIATCGCGNSFSITAPNAID, encoded by the coding sequence ATGATTAATCTAAGTCAAACAGCGGCAAATGAAATCAGAAGATTAAAGTCAAACCAACAGCCAAATATCTTATTTAGATTAGCGGTTAAAGCGGGTGGTTGTTACGATTGGTTTTATGATATGTCTTTTGATGAAACAGTAGAAATTAGCGATCGCGTTTTTGACTTGAATGGCATTCAAGTAGTCGTAGATGCTGAAAGCTTAGATTACGTCAACGGTTTGGCCGTAGATTATTCAGAAGACTTGATAGGCGGTGGTTTTCGCTTCCATAATCCCCAGGCGATCGCCACCTGTGGCTGTGGTAATTCTTTCTCTATCACTGCACCAAATGCTATTGATTGA
- a CDS encoding phosphodiester glycosidase family protein has protein sequence MVKMPNYCCQQDHSALTNQGNANNKPPKWRVSRLFWAIVPPIIATVLCLSSTHTTNAQKPPTNAKPTPAKTPQSFAGNQISLNGRIVPGAWLQRSLTTGKVKTHISDGVLRQLIGIDLLSSSNPARQPIDWFSSTKRPILAAQLLGGYRYLDITNFAQTAGWQLQANGNILVIAIPKAQVKNILQSQQPSEKSVAPLQSDRIVVDLDRPTPWQVSQGLPIKKPQLPTLDPDIPTPKSTTPPNREWTVTLDGIADPLLVQRYTPLPPPPPSLPDLLKQLPAIPDPDALIQQVEVVNNQTIIHLSVPFGMSPRISTVANPNRLMIDIRPDAMLPRDITWASGLRWRQQFINLDAESFPVVWLEVNPRKVGITLKPIRANSDTLTGIAPLIQTAQQYLAAAAINGGYFNRNNKLPLGAIRRDNQWLSGPILNRGAIAWNDSGQFYFGRLTLQETLVAPNNLQLPILFLNSGYVQSGIARYTPAWGASYTPLSDNEIILVINKNQIIQQLPGGKASETAVPIPPDGYLLTLRKNAASTASQLPIGTTVSISSNTTPADFNRYPYIVGAGPLLVQNNQIVLDAKSEKFSDAFIAEKAIRSGICTTATGTLMIAAVHNRAGGAGPNLAEHAQLMKLLGCVNALNLDGGSSTSLYLGGQLLDRSPNTAARVHNGIGIFLQQKQ, from the coding sequence ATGGTAAAAATGCCGAATTACTGCTGCCAACAAGACCACAGTGCTTTGACTAATCAAGGTAATGCCAACAACAAACCGCCAAAATGGCGTGTAAGTAGGTTGTTTTGGGCTATTGTGCCGCCAATAATTGCCACAGTATTATGCTTATCTAGCACCCATACTACAAACGCTCAAAAGCCTCCAACAAACGCCAAACCAACTCCAGCAAAAACTCCACAATCTTTTGCCGGAAATCAAATTTCCCTCAATGGTCGTATCGTACCAGGAGCTTGGTTACAGCGATCGCTAACCACAGGTAAAGTTAAAACTCATATCAGTGACGGAGTACTCAGACAATTAATCGGCATAGATTTATTAAGTAGCAGTAATCCAGCTAGGCAACCAATAGATTGGTTTTCATCAACTAAGCGACCAATTTTAGCTGCCCAATTGTTGGGAGGATATCGCTATTTAGACATTACTAATTTTGCTCAAACAGCCGGATGGCAGCTGCAAGCCAATGGCAATATTTTGGTAATTGCCATCCCTAAAGCACAAGTGAAAAATATTCTTCAAAGCCAGCAACCCTCAGAGAAAAGCGTTGCACCTTTGCAGAGCGATCGCATTGTTGTAGATTTAGATCGCCCAACTCCTTGGCAAGTTTCACAAGGTTTACCCATCAAAAAGCCTCAACTTCCAACCTTAGATCCCGATATTCCCACCCCTAAATCTACTACGCCACCGAATAGAGAGTGGACAGTTACCTTAGATGGAATAGCCGATCCCCTCTTAGTTCAACGCTATACTCCCCTACCACCACCGCCGCCATCACTGCCAGATTTGCTCAAACAACTACCAGCAATACCAGATCCTGATGCATTAATTCAACAAGTAGAGGTGGTCAATAACCAAACAATCATTCATTTAAGCGTTCCCTTCGGCATGTCTCCCCGGATTAGCACTGTAGCTAACCCCAATCGCCTGATGATTGACATTCGTCCCGATGCCATGCTGCCGCGGGATATTACTTGGGCATCGGGATTACGCTGGCGACAACAATTTATCAATTTAGATGCAGAAAGCTTTCCTGTAGTTTGGTTAGAAGTCAATCCCCGCAAAGTTGGAATTACATTAAAACCTATTCGGGCAAATTCCGATACTTTAACAGGTATTGCGCCCTTAATTCAAACAGCACAGCAGTACTTAGCAGCAGCGGCAATTAATGGTGGTTATTTTAACCGCAATAATAAATTACCCTTAGGTGCAATTCGTCGAGATAATCAATGGTTATCAGGCCCTATTCTTAATCGGGGCGCGATCGCCTGGAATGATTCTGGACAATTTTATTTCGGTCGTCTGACTTTACAAGAAACTTTAGTTGCTCCCAACAACCTGCAATTACCAATTTTGTTTCTCAACAGCGGCTACGTACAAAGTGGTATTGCCCGCTACACTCCAGCTTGGGGAGCTAGTTATACGCCCCTGAGTGACAACGAAATTATTCTTGTAATTAACAAAAACCAAATTATCCAACAGTTACCAGGAGGTAAAGCTAGTGAAACTGCCGTTCCTATTCCCCCAGATGGCTATCTATTAACTTTACGCAAAAATGCTGCTAGTACTGCATCACAGTTACCAATTGGTACTACAGTCAGTATTTCTAGTAACACTACCCCTGCTGACTTTAACCGTTACCCTTACATTGTCGGAGCCGGGCCATTGTTAGTACAAAACAATCAAATTGTCCTTGATGCCAAAAGCGAGAAATTTAGCGATGCTTTTATTGCCGAAAAAGCTATTCGTAGCGGTATTTGTACAACTGCAACAGGCACACTAATGATTGCTGCGGTGCATAATCGCGCTGGTGGGGCAGGCCCTAATTTGGCAGAACATGCTCAACTGATGAAGCTTTTAGGTTGTGTAAATGCCCTAAATTTAGACGGTGGTAGCTCTACCAGTCTTTATCTAGGAGGACAACTACTCGACCGTTCTCCTAATACCGCTGCTCGTGTCCACAACGGCATTGGGATTTTCCTACAACAAAAGCAATGA
- a CDS encoding cupin domain-containing protein — MAQYQETTQINTLPLPTALTARGVAATELRPWGSFTVLEEGRGYKIKRIEVKPGHRLSLQMHHHRSEHWIVVSGTARVTCGEQEILLGNNQSTYVPQCTSHRLENPGVISLVLIEVQNGEYLGEDDIIRYQDDYARTGN, encoded by the coding sequence ATGGCTCAATATCAAGAAACCACACAAATTAACACTCTGCCCCTACCCACCGCGCTCACTGCCAGAGGCGTTGCTGCAACTGAACTACGTCCTTGGGGTTCTTTTACTGTGTTGGAAGAAGGGCGTGGATATAAAATCAAGCGTATCGAAGTTAAGCCAGGACACCGTCTCAGTCTGCAAATGCATCACCACCGCAGCGAACATTGGATTGTCGTCTCTGGTACAGCTAGGGTAACTTGTGGCGAGCAAGAAATTCTGTTGGGCAATAATCAATCAACTTATGTACCTCAGTGTACATCTCATCGTTTAGAGAATCCTGGCGTAATTTCCTTAGTTTTAATTGAAGTGCAAAATGGCGAATACTTGGGCGAAGATGATATTATCCGCTACCAAGACGACTATGCCCGTACCGGAAATTAA
- the rpsJ gene encoding 30S ribosomal protein S10, with amino-acid sequence MATLQQQKIRIRLQAFDRRLLDTSCEKIVDTANRTNATAIGPIPLPTKRKIYCVLRSPHVDKDSREHFETRTHRRIIDIYQPSSKTIDALMKLDLPSGVDIEVKL; translated from the coding sequence ATGGCAACTCTACAGCAGCAGAAGATTAGAATACGTTTACAGGCTTTTGACCGTCGTTTATTAGATACATCTTGCGAGAAGATTGTAGACACGGCTAACCGGACTAACGCTACAGCTATAGGACCGATTCCTTTACCAACAAAACGCAAAATCTACTGCGTACTGCGATCGCCTCACGTAGATAAAGATTCGCGAGAACACTTTGAAACCCGTACCCATCGTCGGATTATAGACATATATCAGCCTTCTTCTAAAACTATTGATGCTTTGATGAAACTTGATTTACCCTCAGGTGTAGATATTGAAGTCAAATTGTAA